A region from the uncultured Draconibacterium sp. genome encodes:
- a CDS encoding sulfatase: MVTILKYVLFIILILNSSWAFGLSKQTKNIWGDENQQPNFIILLGDDISANSIGCYGAANKGITPNIDRLATEGVMFTNMFVSEAICAPTRAELYTGKQPFRNGCTTNKLATNNDVKSVVHYLEELGYRVALTGKKHYKPDSVYPFRYIEGFTEQVKTRGPEMEEDWEALADFINEDKSKPFCLFICSVHAHAPWDAGNSDILKLNEIVLPPHFIDNKVTRHFYREYLGEINLFDQQVGKAKELIGELNVEDNTVLMVLDENGAGMPSGKWTNYDWGVRSACVMKWPEKYKAITETNAIAQYCDILPTMIDAAGGKVPNDLDGKSLMGLIQGRRDKHRENAFFVYNEDYKSRAVFDGRYKLIWNLTWNNDFHVDVINGWDGFKDHMRDRHVHFLFNSWLERSEIDSIAEEKVNRFLKHPQFELYDLVNDPWEMNNLADKDEFQAKITGLKMKLEKWMQEQGDTYSDYVEDAPKNMD; encoded by the coding sequence ATGGTAACAATCTTAAAATATGTGCTTTTTATAATTCTAATCCTTAATTCAAGTTGGGCTTTTGGATTATCGAAACAAACAAAAAATATATGGGGGGATGAAAACCAACAACCAAATTTCATCATCCTACTTGGGGATGACATAAGTGCAAATAGTATAGGGTGTTACGGTGCAGCAAACAAAGGGATAACTCCTAATATTGACCGGTTAGCAACAGAAGGCGTCATGTTTACCAATATGTTTGTAAGCGAAGCAATATGTGCCCCAACCAGGGCAGAATTATACACCGGAAAACAACCCTTTCGTAATGGTTGCACCACTAACAAACTGGCCACAAATAACGATGTTAAAAGTGTTGTGCATTATCTTGAGGAACTTGGCTACCGTGTTGCCTTAACCGGCAAAAAACATTACAAACCCGACTCTGTCTATCCTTTTCGGTATATCGAAGGGTTTACCGAACAAGTAAAAACGCGCGGCCCGGAAATGGAAGAAGACTGGGAAGCATTAGCCGATTTTATTAATGAAGACAAAAGCAAACCATTTTGTCTGTTCATATGTTCGGTACATGCACATGCCCCATGGGATGCAGGCAATAGCGATATTCTGAAATTGAACGAAATAGTATTGCCGCCACATTTTATCGACAACAAAGTTACCCGACATTTTTATAGAGAATACTTAGGCGAAATAAATCTTTTTGACCAGCAAGTAGGCAAGGCGAAGGAATTAATTGGCGAACTAAATGTAGAAGATAATACCGTTTTAATGGTATTAGACGAAAATGGAGCAGGAATGCCATCCGGCAAATGGACCAATTACGACTGGGGTGTACGTTCTGCTTGTGTAATGAAATGGCCTGAAAAATATAAAGCAATAACCGAAACGAATGCAATTGCACAATACTGCGACATATTGCCAACCATGATTGATGCCGCAGGAGGGAAAGTCCCGAATGACTTGGACGGGAAAAGCCTGATGGGCTTAATACAAGGGCGTAGAGACAAGCACCGAGAGAATGCCTTTTTTGTGTATAACGAAGATTATAAAAGCAGAGCCGTTTTCGATGGAAGGTATAAGCTAATTTGGAATCTTACTTGGAATAATGACTTTCATGTCGACGTAATTAATGGTTGGGATGGCTTTAAAGATCACATGCGTGACAGACATGTACATTTTCTGTTCAATTCCTGGCTCGAAAGAAGTGAGATAGATTCAATTGCAGAAGAGAAAGTCAATCGTTTTCTTAAACATCCCCAATTCGAACTTTACGATCTGGTTAATGACCCCTGGGAAATGAATAACCTTGCAGATAAAGATGAATTTCAGGCCAAAATAACAGGGTTAAAAATGAAGCTTGAAAAATGGATGCAAGAACAGGGAGATACTTACTCTGACTATGTGGAAGACGCACCAAAGAACATGGATTGA
- a CDS encoding alpha-L-fucosidase: MNKLLVLCIAIAFALSLNAQKTFEPNWESIDSRQTPEWFTDSKFGIFIHWGVYSVPAWAPADIAVGKNFGQKFSEWYWYRLEDPKNEYFKPHHEKMYGKQTYQEFAPQFKAEYFNPDKWAEIIKNSGARYVVLTSKHHDGFALWPSKQSWNWNSVDVGSHRDLCGELSKSVKSAGLHMGFYYSLYEWFNPLYKTDLEKYVYTHMIPQMKDLVTSYEPEVLWTDGEWEHTSDKFKSVDFLAWLYNESPVKETIVVNDRWGKETRSKHGGFYTTEYGHVHEKEGIEEEEMHPWEECRGIGGSFGWNRTENLENYSSSEALVHMLIEKVANGGNLLLNIGPTHDGRIPVIMQQRLADIGQWMKVNSEAIYGTKAWDNRPDNMKENQVFYTVKDNALYAICTAWHEKIIIPNISGTGQVSLLGSDVKVKSKIKGETLTIYAPDVNPGNVPCDYAYTFKIVDFK, from the coding sequence ATGAATAAGCTACTCGTATTATGCATCGCAATTGCCTTTGCCCTTAGTTTAAATGCGCAAAAAACATTTGAGCCCAATTGGGAATCTATCGATAGTCGTCAAACTCCTGAATGGTTTACCGATTCGAAATTTGGGATTTTTATACACTGGGGAGTTTATTCCGTACCTGCCTGGGCTCCTGCAGACATTGCGGTTGGAAAAAACTTTGGTCAAAAATTTTCAGAATGGTATTGGTATCGTCTGGAAGACCCTAAAAATGAGTATTTCAAACCTCACCATGAAAAAATGTATGGTAAGCAAACCTATCAGGAATTTGCTCCACAATTTAAGGCCGAATACTTTAATCCCGATAAATGGGCCGAAATCATTAAAAACTCAGGGGCACGTTATGTGGTATTAACATCAAAACATCACGACGGATTCGCCTTATGGCCAAGTAAACAAAGTTGGAATTGGAATAGTGTGGATGTTGGCTCGCACCGCGACCTTTGTGGGGAGTTGAGTAAATCGGTTAAAAGTGCAGGACTTCACATGGGATTTTATTATTCGCTTTACGAGTGGTTTAATCCTTTATATAAAACCGACCTTGAAAAGTATGTGTATACGCACATGATTCCGCAAATGAAAGACCTTGTTACAAGTTACGAGCCTGAGGTTTTATGGACAGATGGAGAATGGGAACATACAAGTGATAAATTTAAATCGGTTGACTTTTTAGCATGGCTGTACAACGAGTCGCCAGTAAAAGAAACCATTGTGGTGAACGACCGATGGGGCAAAGAAACACGAAGCAAACATGGTGGATTTTATACCACCGAATATGGACATGTGCATGAAAAAGAAGGAATTGAAGAAGAAGAAATGCATCCTTGGGAAGAATGTCGAGGAATTGGTGGATCATTTGGGTGGAACCGTACTGAAAATCTGGAAAACTACTCAAGTTCTGAGGCCTTAGTACACATGCTTATTGAAAAAGTCGCCAATGGCGGGAATTTACTTTTAAACATAGGGCCAACCCACGATGGACGAATTCCGGTGATCATGCAACAACGACTTGCTGATATTGGACAATGGATGAAAGTGAACAGTGAGGCAATTTATGGAACAAAAGCATGGGATAATCGCCCCGACAATATGAAAGAAAATCAAGTGTTTTATACCGTTAAGGACAATGCGTTGTATGCAATATGCACTGCATGGCACGAGAAAATTATAATTCCTAATATATCGGGAACTGGTCAAGTCAGTTTGTTGGGCAGCGATGTAAAAGTGAAAAGTAAAATCAAAGGTGAAACATTAACCATTTATGCGCCCGATGTAAATCCGGGAAATGTGCCTTGCGATTATGCGTATACATTTAAGATTGTCGATTTTAAATGA
- a CDS encoding sulfatase: MNSYLNKQSVLQIYQVINQMKNCIVSTIGILTTLSFCLFLNSCSTKRESKKQAEEKPNIVIVLADDASRAYFGSSNSGFYTKTPNIDKLATEGMQLTQFYTATSMCAPCRHELYTGMMPSRSGMHQNHSKPKADFENIKTLLSPLGYNVGLAGKLHFLTKNPLDKIEGFAGGQRDPQENWTFNYVKEYMQHSMKENKPFCFILGSALPHSPWASGKPEEIDPAKVTVPPHMIDTKATREMIVAHMAEIVLLDKQVGQTDSLLKALNIDQETIFIFLSEQGSSLPLAKLSGNNFGFHSECLIRWPGKIKPGTKNPAIGQYVDVLPTLVEIAGGKAPESMDGKSMLDVWLNKKTSHREYAYTSFHTDYRRAINNDEFRLIKTVPGKYAREFHVDPMFQPYWPEWLEVAKTDPEAKEKVERISRDFRTYEFYNIKNDPFERFDLADDPKYAEVLEKMKEDFEKEYSRLNDDFDDYISREASKKMEQETKEKKKNT; encoded by the coding sequence GTGAATTCATATTTGAATAAGCAATCCGTCCTGCAAATCTATCAAGTAATTAATCAGATGAAAAATTGCATCGTTTCAACAATCGGGATATTGACAACCCTATCATTTTGCTTGTTTTTAAATTCTTGCAGCACAAAGCGAGAGTCAAAGAAACAGGCAGAAGAAAAACCCAACATTGTTATTGTTCTTGCCGATGATGCGAGTAGGGCATATTTTGGATCTTCAAATAGTGGATTTTACACCAAAACACCAAATATTGACAAATTGGCCACAGAGGGAATGCAGCTCACTCAATTTTATACCGCAACTTCAATGTGTGCACCATGCCGCCATGAATTATATACCGGCATGATGCCGTCAAGATCTGGCATGCACCAAAATCACAGCAAACCGAAAGCTGATTTTGAAAACATTAAAACCTTGTTAAGTCCTTTGGGTTATAATGTTGGATTAGCAGGAAAACTTCATTTCCTTACGAAAAACCCCTTGGATAAAATTGAGGGATTTGCCGGAGGACAGCGTGACCCTCAGGAAAATTGGACTTTCAACTATGTTAAAGAATACATGCAACATTCGATGAAAGAAAACAAACCGTTTTGTTTCATTCTAGGCTCAGCGCTACCGCATAGCCCCTGGGCGTCGGGAAAACCAGAAGAAATAGATCCTGCAAAGGTAACTGTTCCGCCGCACATGATAGACACCAAGGCAACGCGCGAAATGATTGTTGCACACATGGCCGAGATAGTATTGCTTGACAAACAAGTTGGCCAAACTGATTCTTTATTAAAAGCTTTAAATATCGATCAAGAAACAATTTTCATATTTTTAAGTGAACAAGGTTCTTCCCTGCCATTAGCAAAACTTTCAGGAAATAATTTTGGTTTTCATTCTGAATGCCTCATTCGTTGGCCCGGTAAAATAAAACCAGGAACAAAAAACCCTGCAATTGGCCAATATGTTGATGTGCTGCCAACATTAGTTGAAATTGCCGGGGGTAAGGCTCCAGAATCAATGGACGGTAAAAGCATGCTTGATGTATGGCTCAACAAAAAAACTTCGCACCGGGAATATGCCTACACTTCATTCCACACGGATTATCGCAGGGCAATTAACAATGATGAATTCAGGCTAATAAAAACGGTTCCAGGAAAATATGCGCGTGAATTTCATGTAGATCCCATGTTTCAACCTTACTGGCCAGAATGGTTAGAGGTAGCCAAAACAGACCCGGAAGCCAAAGAAAAAGTTGAACGGATTTCCCGTGATTTTAGAACTTACGAATTTTACAATATTAAGAATGATCCTTTCGAACGTTTCGATTTAGCAGATGATCCGAAATATGCTGAGGTTTTGGAAAAAATGAAGGAGGATTTTGAGAAGGAATATTCGCGATTAAATGATGACTTTGACGATTATATCAGCAGAGAGGCAAGTAAAAAGATGGAGCAGGAAACGAAGGAGAAAAAGAAAAATACATAG
- a CDS encoding sulfatase-like hydrolase/transferase gives MKKILSLLMVFVAANCFAAKPNKSQPHIIFIMTDQQSMAAMSYMGNTQLSTPNIDKLAEVGYSFTRNYATNPLCLPARYSIMTGYYPSKVGVRDNVSRVSPEQKEAYDKTRSKSFANLLKEAGYKTYYGGKVHLPGTEILTGSEKYGFDNLLSIDVRDVLAHKTVEALLEEGEGNTPLCMVLSFMNPHDICEYGTYARHNYKLPEKEVWQSRNLEKYLEVIRQMEAAEEYPEDEFYSSIAPPLPVNAAPTDITPIKSNANFFDEKGWKHRNWVYNRLVEEVDTEIGIVLKALMESPIWDNSIVVFTSDHGDMQGAHRLQNKPFPYEEAEVVPLIFTGGAVKKGVIDKDNLISQIDLVPTLCDFAGVSWPEDLPGVSLKPILTGESNNLPERLVYVEGKSWTQIIKDGRYKYTLMDDPTLPAMLIDLKTDPAELKNLVNNTDHQKLKQELHAELVRRNKQENLIIQ, from the coding sequence ATGAAAAAAATACTTAGCCTATTGATGGTTTTTGTTGCAGCAAATTGTTTTGCGGCAAAACCAAACAAATCCCAACCCCACATTATCTTCATTATGACGGATCAGCAGTCCATGGCTGCAATGAGCTATATGGGAAACACACAACTCTCAACCCCAAATATAGATAAGCTGGCAGAAGTGGGCTACTCTTTTACACGCAACTATGCGACGAACCCACTCTGCCTTCCAGCAAGATACAGCATCATGACCGGATACTATCCGAGCAAAGTAGGGGTACGGGATAATGTCTCCAGAGTAAGCCCGGAACAAAAAGAAGCCTATGATAAAACCCGTTCAAAATCCTTTGCGAATCTATTAAAGGAAGCAGGCTATAAAACCTATTACGGAGGTAAAGTACACCTTCCCGGCACCGAAATACTTACAGGGTCAGAAAAATATGGATTTGATAATCTGCTAAGCATTGACGTAAGAGATGTTCTTGCGCATAAAACGGTGGAGGCTCTTTTGGAAGAGGGCGAAGGAAATACTCCGTTGTGTATGGTGCTTTCGTTTATGAATCCTCACGACATTTGCGAATATGGAACCTATGCGCGCCACAATTATAAATTGCCAGAAAAGGAGGTTTGGCAATCACGTAATCTTGAAAAGTACCTCGAGGTGATCAGACAGATGGAAGCAGCAGAAGAATACCCTGAAGATGAATTCTATAGCTCGATAGCACCTCCCCTTCCGGTAAATGCTGCACCGACAGACATAACACCGATTAAGAGTAATGCTAATTTTTTTGATGAGAAGGGATGGAAACACCGAAACTGGGTTTATAACAGGTTGGTTGAAGAGGTTGATACAGAAATAGGTATTGTACTGAAAGCACTGATGGAATCTCCAATCTGGGATAATTCAATTGTTGTTTTCACCTCGGATCATGGTGATATGCAAGGCGCACACAGACTACAGAATAAACCTTTTCCGTACGAGGAAGCCGAGGTAGTACCTCTTATTTTTACCGGTGGTGCAGTTAAGAAAGGAGTGATTGATAAAGACAACTTGATTTCACAAATTGACCTTGTTCCAACGTTGTGTGATTTTGCCGGAGTATCATGGCCTGAAGACCTTCCGGGGGTTTCACTGAAACCTATTCTTACAGGTGAGAGCAATAACCTGCCGGAAAGGCTTGTCTATGTTGAAGGCAAAAGCTGGACCCAGATTATAAAGGATGGACGATACAAATACACCCTTATGGATGACCCTACCCTTCCAGCCATGCTGATCGATCTGAAAACAGATCCGGCAGAGCTTAAGAATTTAGTCAATAATACCGATCATCAGAAGTTAAAACAAGAGCTACACGCTGAACTAGTTAGACGGAACAAGCAGGAGAACCTGATAATCCAATAA
- a CDS encoding sulfatase-like hydrolase/transferase codes for MKLFKITILIIVVLAYSLTSFSQKPNIIFILTDDQGWNDLSVRSNKDLAGSKSDYHETPNTDKLALSGMRFSDAYAPFCVCSPSRHSIQFGISSTSLNNTDNFAYGEKRSNPTFSLVATIKKIDPSYKTGAYGKWNLPYYSNPGVLGYDDWHTGSPVDPHKKPPEQEGKKMKDGTIINDDPKHINRLTTAAINFMTEQVSNNTPFFCYIAHWAPHYPNVTTQAMYDKYDSKTKGSYHSHVGRAAMMENLDDGIGRVLDMVQDLGIEDNTYIIFTSDNGSGVRGWIDKYAQQANWGDPAPLFGGKATLYQGGLRVPFIISGPGIEPNSWNSAQIIGYDIFPTICDILGGIDKAPGVVEGASLKEHCLNGSSAELQRNEEIDGFPFVFNEPDDLDIWEKSAFVKGDYKILLQHEYNPDRYHLFNTKEDISEETNLISVMPDKFSFLLRQWYNHVVDKKVTLPANALNEALTYLSNHYERDISRKVEAEDYRNGYGIVAEINEETKDGFVANINAKDYMDFELDVEQAGYYDVSFRVSSANSEIGFDIKKGSTIVGSINETATGNLQTWKSTEKIGIVLEKGSQVLRLEGTGGTWNLDWMEFEEADISIVNVKELKKKNYENMIHIYPNPAVETSTTLWFDNEIINQTFNINIHNIQGKLMFSKTIRNEQMKLNVDSYMPGVYFVSITNNEFSITKKLLINFVQ; via the coding sequence ATGAAACTATTTAAAATTACAATACTAATTATAGTCGTATTGGCATATAGCCTTACTAGCTTTTCACAAAAGCCCAATATTATTTTCATTTTAACCGACGATCAGGGTTGGAACGATTTATCGGTCAGGTCAAATAAGGATCTAGCCGGTTCAAAAAGTGATTATCACGAAACCCCAAATACGGATAAACTGGCTTTAAGTGGCATGCGTTTTTCCGATGCATATGCTCCATTTTGCGTATGTTCTCCCAGTCGTCATTCCATCCAATTTGGAATATCAAGCACTTCATTAAACAACACCGATAATTTCGCTTATGGAGAAAAACGTTCAAACCCCACTTTTTCATTGGTTGCAACCATAAAAAAGATCGACCCAAGCTACAAAACGGGTGCGTATGGAAAATGGAATCTACCTTATTACAGTAATCCTGGTGTTTTGGGTTATGACGATTGGCACACAGGTAGCCCTGTTGATCCACATAAAAAACCACCAGAACAAGAAGGAAAAAAAATGAAGGATGGAACAATCATTAATGATGATCCTAAACATATAAACAGGCTAACTACTGCTGCCATTAATTTTATGACAGAGCAGGTAAGCAACAATACCCCATTTTTCTGTTATATAGCGCATTGGGCACCTCATTATCCAAATGTTACCACACAAGCCATGTACGACAAGTACGATTCCAAAACCAAAGGGAGCTACCATTCTCATGTTGGAAGAGCAGCTATGATGGAGAACCTTGATGATGGTATTGGAAGGGTATTGGATATGGTTCAAGATTTAGGGATTGAAGATAACACCTATATCATTTTTACTTCGGATAATGGTTCGGGTGTTAGAGGATGGATTGACAAGTACGCTCAACAGGCAAATTGGGGTGATCCTGCTCCACTATTTGGAGGAAAGGCTACCCTTTACCAAGGAGGGCTTCGAGTGCCGTTTATTATTTCGGGCCCGGGGATTGAGCCTAACTCTTGGAATAGTGCACAAATAATTGGATATGATATTTTTCCAACTATTTGCGACATACTTGGAGGAATAGATAAAGCTCCTGGTGTTGTTGAAGGTGCATCATTAAAGGAACATTGTTTGAATGGATCTTCTGCCGAACTGCAAAGAAATGAAGAAATAGATGGTTTCCCGTTTGTGTTTAACGAGCCCGATGATCTGGATATTTGGGAAAAATCAGCCTTTGTTAAAGGTGATTATAAAATACTGTTACAACATGAATATAATCCCGATAGATACCACCTCTTTAATACAAAAGAAGATATTAGCGAGGAAACCAATCTTATTTCGGTGATGCCCGATAAATTCTCATTCCTTTTAAGGCAATGGTATAACCACGTGGTGGATAAAAAGGTGACACTTCCTGCTAATGCACTTAATGAAGCACTAACATATTTATCAAATCATTACGAAAGAGATATATCTAGAAAAGTGGAAGCTGAAGATTACAGAAATGGTTATGGTATTGTTGCTGAAATAAATGAAGAAACAAAAGATGGATTTGTTGCCAATATTAATGCTAAGGATTACATGGATTTTGAACTAGATGTGGAGCAAGCAGGATATTACGATGTAAGTTTTAGGGTTTCTTCAGCAAACTCGGAAATTGGTTTCGATATAAAAAAAGGATCAACCATTGTGGGTTCAATAAACGAAACAGCAACAGGTAACTTGCAAACATGGAAATCAACTGAAAAAATAGGAATAGTCTTAGAAAAGGGCAGCCAGGTATTGAGACTTGAAGGCACAGGTGGCACTTGGAACCTGGATTGGATGGAATTTGAAGAAGCAGATATCAGCATTGTTAATGTAAAGGAGTTGAAAAAAAAGAATTATGAAAATATGATACATATTTACCCTAATCCGGCGGTAGAAACATCTACCACTTTATGGTTTGACAACGAAATAATAAATCAAACTTTTAATATAAACATCCATAATATCCAAGGTAAATTGATGTTTTCTAAGACAATCAGGAATGAACAAATGAAACTCAACGTAGATAGCTATATGCCAGGAGTTTACTTTGTAAGTATTACTAACAATGAGTTCAGTATTACAAAAAAGCTATTGATTAATTTTGTCCAATAA
- a CDS encoding family 43 glycosylhydrolase encodes MRTFQFALFISLALFSTLSYSKPKNKSNNKETTYCNPLNLEYRFSIEPLAYKGKSWGALMPGCDMDKGHYHAFREAADPSVIKFNNEYFLFASKSGGYWVSKDLLKWEFITTGDLPLEAYAPAALPIGDTLYFVSSGAKWIYKSTDPRAGKWEIANFDHPFPVDEWPKNFQDLSLFLDDDGRLYLYYGCIRPILAVELDYKNGFKRIGELKEVLAPGSRYAWNHIDSIKNRNMMLEGPWMTKYNGKYYLEYATYSDGSYVDGVVISSDPLKGFKPADSNPFSQKATGFVTGTGHGSTMKDRNNNYWHFTCVNAPRIKHGFERRLGMFPTAFDNDDVLHTNTSFGGYPHYVPTQKNEDLESLFTGWVLLSYKKPIEVSSSMKNFPAINAVDESLETYWSAESAAKNEWYCVDLEKVCNVNAIQVNFAEHLAKVKGRTGNGGFQYLVEYSTDKKNWEVLVDKRNWNKDLSHDYTELDKPQLARYVKISNVRMPDGMFAMYGFRIFGKNDGETPLQIATFIAKRDSTDATKVDLSWNKVPDAIGYNIRYGIAKDKLYMSRLVYADDTTQSIPNLNREMKYYYSIDVFNENGVTRGEFIFE; translated from the coding sequence ATGAGAACATTTCAATTTGCATTATTTATCTCTCTAGCATTATTTTCAACATTATCATATTCAAAACCAAAAAATAAATCAAATAACAAAGAAACAACGTACTGTAACCCATTGAATTTAGAATACCGTTTTTCAATAGAACCTCTTGCATATAAAGGGAAAAGTTGGGGCGCTTTAATGCCCGGCTGCGATATGGACAAAGGACATTATCATGCTTTTAGAGAAGCAGCAGACCCATCAGTTATTAAATTCAATAACGAATATTTTTTATTTGCGTCAAAGTCTGGTGGCTACTGGGTATCAAAAGATTTGTTGAAATGGGAGTTTATCACAACCGGAGATTTACCACTAGAAGCATACGCGCCAGCCGCTTTACCAATTGGCGATACTTTGTATTTTGTATCATCGGGTGCCAAATGGATATACAAATCAACAGACCCGCGTGCTGGAAAATGGGAAATAGCAAACTTTGATCATCCATTTCCTGTTGATGAATGGCCTAAAAACTTTCAAGATTTAAGCCTGTTTTTAGACGACGATGGAAGGTTATACCTGTACTATGGTTGTATTCGACCAATACTGGCAGTTGAACTGGATTATAAAAACGGGTTTAAACGTATTGGAGAACTTAAAGAAGTTCTTGCTCCCGGATCACGATATGCCTGGAATCATATAGATTCAATAAAGAATAGAAACATGATGCTGGAAGGCCCGTGGATGACAAAATACAATGGGAAATATTATCTGGAATATGCGACTTACTCCGACGGAAGTTATGTTGATGGTGTAGTGATCTCTTCTGATCCATTAAAAGGTTTTAAACCGGCCGATAGCAATCCTTTTTCGCAAAAAGCAACCGGTTTTGTAACCGGAACAGGACATGGAAGTACCATGAAGGATAGAAACAATAATTATTGGCATTTCACCTGTGTTAATGCGCCCCGTATAAAGCACGGTTTTGAACGCAGACTTGGCATGTTCCCTACAGCTTTTGATAATGATGATGTACTTCATACCAACACCAGTTTTGGCGGATATCCTCATTATGTACCTACACAAAAAAACGAAGATTTGGAATCATTATTTACCGGATGGGTGCTATTATCCTATAAAAAGCCGATAGAGGTATCATCATCTATGAAAAATTTTCCGGCTATAAATGCGGTAGATGAAAGTCTGGAGACCTACTGGAGTGCTGAATCTGCAGCTAAAAACGAATGGTATTGTGTTGATTTAGAGAAAGTATGTAATGTAAATGCCATACAAGTTAACTTTGCTGAACATTTAGCAAAAGTTAAAGGTCGTACCGGAAATGGCGGATTTCAGTATTTGGTAGAATATTCGACCGATAAAAAAAATTGGGAAGTATTGGTTGACAAGAGAAATTGGAACAAGGACCTTTCTCATGATTATACCGAGCTGGATAAACCTCAACTTGCCAGGTATGTTAAAATAAGCAATGTACGAATGCCCGATGGAATGTTTGCGATGTATGGTTTCAGAATTTTCGGAAAAAATGATGGTGAAACTCCTCTGCAAATTGCAACCTTTATAGCAAAAAGAGACAGCACTGATGCAACCAAAGTAGACCTTAGCTGGAACAAAGTTCCTGATGCCATTGGTTACAATATCCGTTATGGCATTGCTAAGGATAAGCTATATATGAGTCGTTTGGTTTATGCTGACGATACAACCCAGAGCATTCCAAACCTGAATAGAGAGATGAAATACTACTATTCGATAGATGTATTTAATGAAAATGGTGTAACCAGAGGTGAATTCATATTTGAATAA